In a genomic window of Acipenser ruthenus chromosome 41, fAciRut3.2 maternal haplotype, whole genome shotgun sequence:
- the LOC117964778 gene encoding alpha-tubulin N-acetyltransferase 1-like, whose protein sequence is MEFPFDINSFFGDRISVLDQNLTATRKCWGRADFQHQMATVIDELGKASAKSQQLQAPITSAVKMQASRHHLYVLKDGEANNGRGVAIGFLKVGYKKLFVLDHDGAHNEVEPLCVLDFYIHESLQRHGYGKRLFNHMLENERVEAQLLAYDRPSQKFLSFLRKHYGLAASVPQVNNFVVFDGFFRGRSVEARKLPPKRKDGEIKPYSLTDREVLKEEEKGLPWPFSQSPSLTRSHSVGSSPSRHPPHTSPSAGLREPRMDQPGPRLLNGDQHRISAAELRRRTSQQGMVARSNLYSRYMSRGTSTPLPRKPLSMPRLPGLVETNQEQIQTTPVNPGQTQVTAVNSDPGKPQTVTGSAIPGQEQTEIRIERKTQGSPSIAKVPPLILPATNHQDRLTESPANYLEPQTPGAPRLNEHDELTDRVTKLPHNHLERCKAWLDHRKPTAVDTGVPPTEPSSWTVLGLPNTAQWVRRKQELRSTRPW, encoded by the exons ATGGAGTTCCCTTTCGATATCAATTCATTTTTCGGCGATCGGATTTCGGTCCTCGACCAGAACCTTACGGCAACTCGTAAATGCTGGGGCAG GGCTGATTTTCAGCATCAGATGGCGACTGTTATAGACGAGCTAGGGAAGGCTTCTGCCAAG TCCCAGCAGTTACAAGCCCCCATCACCAGTGCGGTCAAGATGCAGGCCAGTCGGCATCACTTGTATGTGCTCAAGGATGGAGAGGCCAACAA TGGTCGAGGAGTTGCGATCGGGTTCCTTAAAGTTGGCTACAAGAAACTTTTTGTTCTG GATCATGACGGTGCACACAATGAAGTGGAGCCGCTGTGCGTGTTGGATTTCTACATACACGAGTCCTTGCAGAGGCATGGATATGGCAAGAGGCTATTCAATCACATGCTGGAG aaTGAGCGAGTGGAGGCCCAGCTGCTGGCCTATGACCGACCGTCTCAGAAATTCCTCTCCTTCCTCAGGAAGCACTATGGGCTTGCTGCTTCTGTCCCACAG GTGAACAACTTTGTGGTGTTTGATGGCTTTTTCCGAGGAAGATCCG TTGAAGCCAGGAAATTACCTCCTAAAAGAAAGGATGGGGAGATTAAACCCTACTCCCTCACTGATAGAGAGG TcctgaaggaggaggagaaggggcTGCCTTGGCCGTTCAGCCAGTCTCCCTCTCTGACACGTTCTCACAGTGTGGGCTCCTCCCCCAGTCGGCACCCGCCCCACACCTCTCCATCCGCgggcctgcgggaaccaagaatGGATCAGCCTGGACCGAGACTCCTGAACGGAGACCAGCACCGCATCTCTGCTGCAGAACTGAGGAGACGCACCAG CCAGCAGGGGATGGTTGCCAGGAGCAACCTCTACAGCCGCTACATGAGCCGTGGAACCAGCACACCATTGCCACGGAAACCCTTGagcatgcccagactgccag GTTTGGTTGAAACTAATCAAGAACAGATCCAGACTACACCAGTTAACCCAGGCCAGACCCAGGTAACAGCAGTGAATTCAGACCCTGGAAAACCTCAGACTGTGACAGGGAGTGCTATCCCGGGACAGGAGCAGACTGAGATAAGGATTGAAAGGAAAACACAGGG GTCCCCTAGTATAGCAAAGGTGCCACCATTGATTCTCCCAGCCACCAATCACCAGGACAGATTGACCGAGTCCCCTGCCAACTACCTCGAACCCCAGACCCCTGGGGCGCCCAGGCTAAATGAGCATGATGAGCTAACAGACCGGGTCACCAAACTCCCACACAATCATCTTGAGAGGTGCAAGGCCTGGCTGGACCACAGAAAGCCAACAGCTGTCGACACTGGGGTCCCACCCACGGAGCCCAGCTCCTGGACAGTGCTGGGGCTGCCCAATACTGCACAGTGGGTGCGACGAAAGCAGGAGTTGAGGAGTACGCGCCCCTGGTGA